The DNA sequence GGAGTTTTTGGCTCTTATGTTCGAGGCGAAAGTACCGAGAACAGTGACGTAGATATTCTTGTTAGTTTTGATAAGCCTTTAGGCTTTTTTAAGTTTTTAGAGCTTGAAGATCGTCTTAGTGAATGGCTTGGGACGACAGTGGATTTGGTTACTAGGAACGCGCTCAAACCACACATAGGTAATCACATTCTCAATGAAGTGGCAATGCTATGAAACGGGTTTACCAAGATTACCTTGAAGATATTTTAGCTGCCATCGATGATGTAGCTACATTTACACATGGGTATTCTTCTGAGACTTTTGCCGCCGACCGCAAAACAATCAATGCGGTAATACGCAGTCTTGAAATCATAGGTGAAGCCGCCAAACGAATACCAGACCACTTACGAAATCAATCCCCAATGATTCCATGGAAATACATGGCGGGGATGAGAGACAAACTTATCCACCAATATTTCGGTGTCGACTTGAGTATCGTTTGGACGGTTGTTAAAGATGAATTGCCTCCTCTGCGCTCTGAGATTGAAATGCTGTTAAAAAGCATAAAATAGCAAGGCAACAACATATTTCCCAAGGGCGAGAAAGGAACTTCTCGCCCTTATTTGTTTTAGCCATGCAAGTTTTCAATCCATCTCATAGCTTCGGCATCATTGACTTTGCCAAGATATCGCTGAGTGGTCGATAAATCCGAATGTCTTAAAATCACCTTGCTGACAATCTCGAGGGGCGTACCGGATCGTGAAGCATAAGTTGCTGCATGCCTCCTCAAATCATGGGGGCGCAATTTGACACCGACCATTTCACCAG is a window from the Pseudomonadota bacterium genome containing:
- a CDS encoding nucleotidyltransferase family protein, producing MRPQSLNDINAILHSHREEINREYGVIEIGVFGSYVRGESTENSDVDILVSFDKPLGFFKFLELEDRLSEWLGTTVDLVTRNALKPHIGNHILNEVAML
- a CDS encoding DUF86 domain-containing protein, translating into MKRVYQDYLEDILAAIDDVATFTHGYSSETFAADRKTINAVIRSLEIIGEAAKRIPDHLRNQSPMIPWKYMAGMRDKLIHQYFGVDLSIVWTVVKDELPPLRSEIEMLLKSIK